A stretch of the Streptomyces sp. NBC_01428 genome encodes the following:
- a CDS encoding DUF6191 domain-containing protein — translation MGFVVFMTLPGLVILLTAVAFADQLVLRLGRAGLLPWRNSVRHGQISATGFEQLHATFSPGKQSELKERQSALILRDDEEDGAPPNRTMVDLDGGTAVVRMPAERVSRGRR, via the coding sequence ATGGGATTCGTCGTCTTCATGACGCTGCCGGGGCTGGTCATCCTGCTGACGGCGGTGGCCTTCGCCGACCAGCTCGTCCTGCGTCTGGGCCGGGCGGGACTGCTGCCCTGGCGGAACAGCGTCCGGCACGGGCAGATATCGGCGACCGGTTTCGAGCAACTGCACGCTACCTTCTCGCCGGGCAAGCAGAGCGAGTTGAAGGAACGGCAGTCGGCGCTCATCCTGCGCGACGACGAGGAGGACGGCGCGCCGCCGAACAGGACCATGGTGGATCTGGACGGTGGAACGGCGGTCGTCCGCATGCCCGCCGAGCGGGTCTCTCGGGGACGCCGGTAA
- a CDS encoding epoxide hydrolase family protein: protein MSDVAPRPEPFTPRTAPAALDDLRARLRGTRWPDLPEDAGWALGTDLDYLRELVAYWADGFDWPAQEAALARLPHFRVPLGGLGIHFVHARAVAPSGPVLPLVLSHGWPDSFWRYTKVIPLLTDPGAHGADPADAFDVIVPDMPGYGYSDRPTGAPLDSIAVAGLWAELMSVLGYDRFGAAGGDIGSHVSRYLALDHPDRVVAVHRMDGGLPVFGGDPADLTPEERAWMEGAAAWGGSEGAYAALHRTKPQTAAVGLTDSPAGLAAWIVEKLRAWSDCDGDVERCFTKDEILTNVTLYWLTETIGSSMRMYRANGAIPPAQLARRVEVPSGFSIFPGDLVRAPRAWLERTTNLARATEPSRGGHFAPFEQPELYAEELREFFRPYRPARA from the coding sequence ATGTCTGACGTCGCGCCTCGTCCCGAGCCGTTCACTCCGCGGACGGCACCCGCCGCCCTCGACGACCTGCGGGCACGGCTGCGCGGAACGCGGTGGCCGGACCTGCCGGAGGACGCCGGTTGGGCGCTCGGCACCGATCTCGACTACCTCCGCGAGCTCGTCGCGTACTGGGCCGACGGCTTCGACTGGCCCGCCCAGGAGGCGGCCCTCGCCCGGCTCCCCCACTTCCGGGTCCCGCTGGGCGGCCTCGGGATCCATTTCGTGCACGCGCGGGCCGTCGCGCCGAGCGGTCCGGTGCTGCCGCTGGTGCTCAGCCACGGCTGGCCGGACTCGTTCTGGCGGTACACGAAGGTGATCCCCCTCCTCACCGACCCCGGTGCCCACGGTGCGGACCCGGCCGACGCGTTCGACGTGATCGTGCCCGACATGCCGGGCTACGGATACTCCGACCGCCCCACCGGCGCCCCCCTCGACTCGATCGCCGTGGCCGGTCTGTGGGCCGAGTTGATGTCCGTACTGGGCTACGACCGCTTCGGCGCGGCCGGTGGTGACATCGGCAGCCATGTGAGCCGGTACCTGGCACTCGACCACCCCGACCGGGTCGTGGCCGTCCACCGCATGGACGGGGGCCTGCCCGTGTTCGGCGGTGACCCCGCCGACCTCACGCCCGAGGAGCGTGCGTGGATGGAGGGCGCGGCGGCGTGGGGAGGGTCCGAGGGTGCGTACGCCGCCTTGCACCGCACGAAGCCGCAGACGGCGGCCGTCGGGCTCACCGACTCGCCGGCCGGGCTCGCCGCCTGGATCGTCGAGAAGCTGCGGGCGTGGAGCGACTGCGACGGTGACGTCGAGCGGTGCTTCACGAAGGACGAGATCCTGACGAACGTCACGCTCTACTGGCTGACGGAGACGATCGGTTCGTCGATGCGCATGTACCGCGCGAACGGCGCGATCCCGCCCGCCCAGCTCGCCCGGCGCGTCGAGGTGCCGTCCGGCTTCTCGATCTTCCCCGGCGACCTGGTCCGCGCACCCCGTGCCTGGCTGGAACGCACGACGAACCTCGCCCGCGCCACGGAACCATCGCGCGGCGGCCACTTCGCCCCCTTCGAGCAGCCGGAACTGTACGCGGAGGAACTCAGGGAGTTCTTCCGCCCGTACCGCCCCGCACGGGCCTGA
- a CDS encoding nuclear transport factor 2 family protein, whose product MTLHDLDPMELLLAERACERLVLELVQRLDLGEPGTVCDLFTADGVWEWPYDGRRIVGRESLRAYFGSRPVDRLSRRMCTNILVTVDPPDTAAATTYFATYRVDGHTEGTLVPPRAPANVGHYEDTFRRVDGRWLIANRRLHLAFGGPTERLDAPVQPS is encoded by the coding sequence ATGACTCTTCACGATCTTGACCCGATGGAGCTGCTGCTCGCCGAGCGGGCCTGTGAGCGGCTGGTGCTGGAGCTCGTGCAGCGGCTCGATCTCGGTGAACCCGGCACGGTGTGCGACCTCTTCACCGCCGACGGCGTGTGGGAGTGGCCGTACGACGGGCGCCGGATCGTGGGCCGGGAGTCCCTGCGCGCCTACTTCGGCTCGCGACCCGTGGACCGCCTCTCACGGAGGATGTGCACGAACATCCTGGTCACCGTCGACCCGCCCGACACCGCCGCCGCGACGACCTACTTCGCCACCTACCGCGTCGACGGCCATACCGAGGGCACGCTGGTGCCGCCCCGAGCGCCCGCGAACGTGGGTCACTACGAGGACACGTTCCGCCGGGTCGACGGCCGGTGGCTCATCGCGAACCGGCGGCTGCATCTGGCGTTCGGCGGACCCACGGAGCGTCTGGACGCTCCGGTTCAGCCATCCTGA
- a CDS encoding rod shape-determining protein: MTTAPRPLRHRAWPRCRTCHGIALDLGSARTRAWTSARGMILDVPTVTFSGDGPVHPVRRGAIVDTPGIARMLDRLLTHRLPRIGRPLLILTTPVLGGVAFRTEARIAVESLRPSTVITVPSARAVAAAAGADVTTALLVVDIGAHITEVVLLAEDTVIDAHRTDLGLGDLDPAEPPARVTDAVVAMVTTMLEQDRTTLTLDALRRGVLLAGGGALRPDITHRLTQQLHAPVTPAPAPHTASVRGASHLLNAAHTHPSAAPHPPPPHGPR; this comes from the coding sequence ATGACCACGGCCCCTCGTCCCCTACGGCACCGGGCCTGGCCCCGGTGCCGTACGTGCCACGGCATCGCCCTCGACCTCGGCAGCGCCCGCACACGCGCGTGGACGTCCGCCCGGGGCATGATCCTCGACGTCCCCACGGTCACCTTCTCGGGCGACGGCCCCGTGCACCCGGTCCGGCGGGGCGCCATCGTCGACACCCCCGGCATCGCCCGCATGCTCGACCGACTGCTCACCCACCGGCTGCCGCGCATCGGCCGGCCGCTGCTCATCCTGACCACGCCCGTCCTCGGAGGCGTCGCCTTCCGTACCGAGGCCCGCATCGCGGTGGAATCCCTGCGCCCCTCCACCGTGATCACCGTGCCCTCCGCGCGAGCCGTGGCGGCGGCGGCCGGCGCCGACGTGACCACCGCGCTGCTCGTCGTGGACATCGGCGCCCACATCACCGAGGTCGTCCTCCTCGCGGAGGACACCGTCATCGACGCCCACCGCACCGACCTGGGGCTCGGCGACCTCGACCCGGCGGAACCGCCCGCACGCGTCACCGACGCCGTCGTCGCCATGGTCACCACGATGCTGGAGCAGGACCGCACCACCCTGACGCTCGACGCCTTGCGGCGAGGCGTCCTCCTCGCCGGCGGAGGAGCCCTGCGCCCCGACATCACCCACCGCCTCACCCAGCAGCTGCACGCACCCGTCACGCCGGCCCCCGCTCCCCACACCGCGTCCGTCCGCGGCGCCTCCCACCTCCTGAACGCCGCACACACCCATCCCTCCGCGGCCCCACACCCACCTCCGCCGCACGGGCCCCGGTGA
- a CDS encoding TraR/DksA family transcriptional regulator, which produces MTRQTVDDRDTGLSARELAALRENLHEQRLFRREQLDQMGSAAPSRTEGPPAGRSASQIEVRVQLAASARMVLADVEAALARMDEGGYGTCHLCHAAIGRERLAVVPQARYCGRCQQVREAGR; this is translated from the coding sequence GTGACCCGTCAGACCGTCGACGACCGCGACACCGGCCTGTCCGCGAGGGAACTCGCCGCGCTGCGCGAGAACCTGCACGAACAGCGCCTGTTCCGGCGCGAGCAGCTCGACCAGATGGGGTCGGCCGCCCCGAGCCGCACCGAGGGACCGCCGGCCGGGCGGTCCGCCTCGCAGATCGAGGTCCGCGTCCAGCTCGCCGCGTCGGCGCGCATGGTCCTCGCCGACGTCGAGGCGGCGCTCGCCCGCATGGACGAGGGCGGCTACGGCACCTGCCACCTGTGTCACGCGGCCATCGGCCGGGAGCGGCTGGCCGTCGTGCCGCAGGCCCGCTACTGCGGTCGCTGTCAGCAGGTCAGGGAGGCCGGTCGATGA
- a CDS encoding TraR/DksA family transcriptional regulator, translating to MSLDTPRNTTRRPRTLTTHEVRQRLEHERNARLAQLRAMDAAGPDAEEQVMAAQRDVAERVLTEIEDASSRIQDGSYGVCVACARPVPVERLEILPYTRFCVPCLHGTG from the coding sequence ATGTCCCTCGACACGCCCCGGAACACGACTCGACGTCCCCGGACCCTGACGACGCACGAGGTGCGTCAGCGTCTCGAACACGAACGCAACGCCCGGCTCGCCCAGTTGCGCGCCATGGACGCGGCAGGGCCGGACGCGGAGGAGCAGGTGATGGCGGCGCAGCGGGACGTGGCCGAGCGGGTCCTCACCGAGATCGAGGACGCCTCCAGCCGTATCCAGGACGGCAGCTACGGCGTCTGCGTGGCGTGCGCACGGCCCGTACCCGTGGAGCGCCTGGAGATCCTTCCCTACACACGGTTCTGCGTCCCCTGCCTGCACGGCACCGGCTGA
- a CDS encoding HAMP domain-containing sensor histidine kinase gives MSLFWRLFALNALVLGSATALLLWAPVTVSVPVVLTEAVVLVAGLAVMLVANAALLRIGLAPVARLRKLMTTVDLLRPGQRLPERGRGEISELIRTFNAMLDRLEQERAASSSRVLLAQEAERRRIAQELHDEVGQTMTAILLSLKRSSDQADEPLRGELRQAQEITRESLDEVRRLVRRLRPDVLEDLGLVSALTSLTGEFATHTGLRVSRAFASGLPDLDQQTELVLYRVAQEALTNAARHAEAARVEVSLRHTDDGTVVLAVTDDGHGGVLAGEGAGIRGMRERALLIGATLDITSAASGTQVRLTVPDARKQS, from the coding sequence TTGTCCCTGTTCTGGCGGCTCTTCGCGCTGAACGCGCTGGTGCTGGGAAGTGCCACCGCGCTGCTGCTGTGGGCCCCGGTCACGGTGTCCGTTCCGGTCGTGCTGACCGAGGCGGTCGTCCTCGTGGCCGGTCTGGCCGTGATGCTGGTCGCCAACGCGGCCCTGCTGCGGATCGGACTGGCTCCGGTGGCGCGGCTCAGGAAGCTGATGACGACCGTCGACCTCCTGCGCCCGGGACAGCGGCTGCCCGAGCGGGGCCGCGGTGAGATCTCCGAGCTGATCCGTACGTTCAACGCCATGCTGGACCGCCTCGAACAGGAGCGTGCCGCCAGCAGTTCCCGCGTGCTCCTCGCCCAGGAGGCGGAGCGGCGCCGTATCGCCCAGGAACTGCACGACGAGGTCGGCCAGACCATGACCGCGATCCTGCTGTCCCTGAAGCGCTCCTCGGACCAGGCGGACGAACCCCTGCGCGGTGAGCTGCGGCAGGCGCAGGAGATCACGCGGGAGAGCCTGGACGAGGTGCGCCGCCTGGTACGACGGCTCCGGCCGGACGTCCTGGAGGATCTGGGCCTGGTCAGCGCCCTGACCTCGCTCACCGGCGAGTTCGCCACCCACACCGGGTTGCGGGTGTCGCGCGCCTTCGCCTCCGGCCTGCCCGACCTGGACCAGCAGACGGAGCTGGTGCTGTACCGCGTGGCCCAGGAGGCGCTGACGAACGCCGCCCGGCACGCGGAGGCCGCGCGGGTCGAGGTGAGCCTCCGGCACACGGACGACGGCACGGTCGTGCTGGCCGTCACGGACGACGGCCACGGGGGTGTCCTCGCCGGCGAGGGCGCCGGAATCCGTGGGATGCGTGAGCGCGCGCTGCTGATCGGGGCCACGCTCGACATCACCTCGGCGGCCTCCGGAACGCAGGTCCGGCTGACCGTGCCCGACGCGAGGAAGCAGTCATGA
- a CDS encoding response regulator transcription factor translates to MTTPDASVIRILLADDHALVRRGVRLILDQEPDLTVVAEAGDGAEAIALARANDVDLVVLDIAMPRMTGLQAARELVALKPGLRVLMLTMHDNEQYFFQALKAGASGYVLKSVADRDLVDACRAALRDEPFLYPGAVTALVRTYLDRLRDGEEPPDQVLTPREEEVLKLVAEGHSSKEIAEMLFISIKTVHRHRANMLHKLGLRDRLELTRYAIRSGLIEP, encoded by the coding sequence ATGACAACGCCCGACGCATCCGTGATCCGGATCCTCCTCGCCGACGACCACGCGCTGGTGCGGCGCGGCGTGCGGCTCATCCTCGACCAGGAACCGGATCTGACGGTGGTCGCCGAGGCGGGGGACGGGGCCGAGGCGATCGCGCTGGCCCGCGCCAACGACGTCGACCTGGTCGTCCTGGACATCGCCATGCCCCGGATGACCGGCCTCCAGGCCGCCCGGGAACTCGTCGCGCTGAAGCCGGGACTGCGCGTGCTGATGCTGACCATGCACGACAACGAGCAGTACTTCTTCCAGGCTCTGAAGGCCGGTGCCAGTGGCTATGTGCTGAAGTCCGTGGCCGACCGCGATCTCGTGGACGCGTGCCGTGCGGCCCTGCGCGACGAGCCCTTCCTCTACCCGGGCGCGGTCACCGCTCTCGTCCGCACCTACCTGGACCGCCTCCGTGACGGCGAGGAACCCCCGGACCAGGTCCTGACGCCCCGCGAGGAGGAGGTCCTCAAGCTCGTGGCCGAGGGCCACTCCTCCAAGGAGATCGCCGAAATGCTCTTCATCAGCATCAAGACCGTCCACCGGCACCGGGCGAACATGCTGCACAAGCTCGGCCTGCGCGACCGCCTGGAGCTCACCCGCTACGCGATCCGCTCGGGCCTCATCGAGCCCTGA
- the secD gene encoding protein translocase subunit SecD, translated as MPGAPRIRALISLAVVALSLAVALTVPLQLGLDLRGGTQIVLETRPPSPADAEADTGAGPDGGAVDRSSATDRTVEVLRGRVDALGVSEATVVRSGGDRIVVELPGVQDPRHAADLLGRTAQLTVHPVLGIAAGPDDTPLPLPKRPHQQVLPDESGALLRLRAPALTGADIASADALFDGETGAGWHVAVGFRGAGRDGWARLTGEAACHPAGDPARRVAIVLDGKVISSPQVDPSVSCGSGIGGGATRINGSFDGTEARELALLIQGGALPVPVETVEQRVVGPSLGAEAIRAGAWAAVVGTALTALFICVAYRLMGVLATIALACYGLISYAALAAVGATLTLPGLAGFVLAIGMAVDANVLVFERAREEHAGRARATPRSSLNAGFRGAFSAIADSNVTTLIAAGLLFFLASGPVRGFGVTLGIGVLASMVSALIVTRALAEHTVGRPWARRRPRLTGIAHTGHVRDGLRRWNPRPMRTPRRWLAGSAVALVLAASGVAARGLDLGVEFTGGRLVEYATTTPVAPDRLRDALAEAGFPHAVVQGAGNDRVIVRTGPLTNAQAASVSAVVKDLAPRAETVRDESIGPSLGRELRRGAVIALAVALAAQLVYLAARFRWLLGTSAVAALAHDVVILLGVFAWWGKPVDGVFLAALLTVIGYSVNDSVVVFDRIRELRRLDRTAPFSRTADRALLQTLPRTVNTGLGAAFILTALAVFGGGTLTDFALALLIGLAVGTYSSMFVATPLAVEFGGRLPAAGDAPSPTRPSAER; from the coding sequence GTGCCCGGCGCCCCGCGCATCCGTGCGCTGATCTCTCTCGCCGTCGTCGCCCTCTCCCTCGCCGTGGCGCTGACCGTGCCCCTCCAGCTCGGTCTGGACCTGCGGGGCGGAACCCAGATCGTGCTGGAGACCCGGCCTCCCTCGCCGGCCGACGCGGAGGCGGACACAGGCGCCGGACCGGACGGTGGAGCCGTCGACCGGTCCAGCGCCACGGACCGCACCGTGGAGGTGCTGCGCGGGCGTGTCGACGCGCTCGGGGTCTCCGAAGCCACCGTCGTCCGCTCCGGCGGCGACCGGATCGTCGTCGAACTGCCCGGTGTGCAGGACCCCCGGCACGCGGCCGACCTGCTCGGCCGCACGGCTCAGCTCACCGTCCACCCCGTTCTCGGCATCGCCGCCGGCCCCGACGACACGCCCCTGCCCCTCCCCAAGCGGCCTCACCAGCAGGTTCTGCCGGACGAGTCCGGCGCGCTGCTGCGCCTGCGGGCTCCGGCCCTGACCGGTGCGGACATAGCCTCGGCGGACGCCCTCTTCGACGGAGAGACCGGAGCCGGGTGGCACGTCGCGGTCGGTTTCAGGGGGGCCGGTCGTGACGGATGGGCCCGGCTGACCGGCGAGGCGGCCTGTCACCCGGCGGGAGATCCCGCGCGCCGCGTGGCCATCGTGCTGGACGGCAAGGTCATCTCCTCCCCCCAGGTCGACCCTTCGGTCTCGTGCGGCTCCGGGATCGGCGGCGGGGCGACGCGCATCAACGGTTCGTTCGACGGCACCGAGGCCCGCGAGCTGGCGCTGCTCATCCAGGGGGGTGCCCTGCCGGTGCCGGTGGAGACCGTCGAGCAGCGGGTCGTCGGGCCGTCCCTCGGGGCCGAGGCGATCCGGGCGGGCGCGTGGGCCGCGGTCGTCGGAACGGCGCTGACCGCGCTGTTCATCTGCGTCGCCTACCGGCTCATGGGTGTTCTGGCGACGATCGCCCTCGCCTGCTACGGCCTGATCTCCTACGCGGCGCTGGCCGCCGTCGGCGCCACGCTCACCCTGCCGGGGCTCGCCGGGTTCGTGCTGGCCATCGGGATGGCGGTCGACGCCAACGTGCTGGTCTTCGAGCGCGCCCGCGAGGAGCACGCCGGCCGGGCCCGTGCCACGCCCCGCTCCTCGCTGAACGCCGGTTTCCGCGGTGCCTTCAGTGCGATAGCGGACTCCAACGTCACCACCCTCATCGCCGCGGGTCTGCTCTTCTTCCTCGCTTCGGGTCCCGTACGCGGCTTCGGGGTCACCTTGGGCATCGGCGTCCTGGCGTCGATGGTCAGCGCCCTGATCGTCACGCGCGCGCTCGCCGAGCACACGGTGGGGCGCCCCTGGGCCCGCCGGCGTCCACGGCTCACCGGCATCGCCCACACGGGCCACGTCCGCGACGGCCTGCGGCGCTGGAATCCCCGTCCGATGCGTACGCCGCGCCGCTGGCTGGCCGGCTCCGCGGTCGCCCTCGTACTGGCCGCGTCCGGGGTGGCGGCGCGGGGCCTGGACCTCGGTGTGGAGTTCACCGGTGGCCGCCTCGTCGAGTACGCCACGACGACTCCCGTCGCCCCCGACCGGCTGCGCGACGCGCTCGCCGAGGCCGGCTTTCCGCACGCTGTCGTCCAGGGCGCCGGGAACGACCGGGTCATCGTCAGGACGGGCCCGCTGACGAACGCGCAGGCGGCCTCCGTCAGCGCGGTGGTGAAGGATCTGGCGCCCCGGGCCGAGACGGTGCGCGACGAGTCGATCGGCCCGAGCCTCGGACGGGAGCTTCGACGCGGCGCGGTGATCGCTCTCGCTGTCGCCCTCGCCGCCCAACTCGTCTACCTTGCCGCCCGTTTCCGCTGGCTGCTGGGCACCTCGGCGGTCGCCGCGCTCGCCCACGACGTCGTGATCCTCCTCGGTGTCTTCGCCTGGTGGGGCAAGCCGGTCGACGGCGTGTTCCTCGCCGCGCTCCTGACCGTCATCGGCTACTCGGTGAACGACTCGGTGGTCGTCTTCGACCGCATCAGGGAGCTGCGCCGCCTCGACAGGACGGCGCCCTTCTCCCGCACGGCCGACCGGGCGCTTCTGCAAACGCTGCCGCGTACGGTCAACACCGGTCTGGGCGCGGCCTTCATCCTGACGGCGCTGGCGGTGTTCGGCGGCGGCACGCTCACCGACTTCGCCCTGGCTCTCCTCATCGGCCTGGCGGTGGGCACGTACTCCTCGATGTTCGTCGCCACTCCGCTGGCCGTCGAGTTCGGCGGCCGGCTCCCCGCGGCGGGCGACGCGCCCTCGCCCACCCGGCCGTCGGCCGAGCGATGA
- a CDS encoding cytochrome P450: MSTARQAPDILSPEFAANPYPAYRVMREEEPLIWHEAMQSYIVSRYADVERVFKDKKAEFTTDNYNWQLEPVHGRTILQLSGREHAVRRALVAPAFRGSDLQEKFLPVIERNSRELIDAFRHSGSADLVSDYATRLPVDVIADMLGLDKADHTRFHGWYTAVIAFLGNLAGDPEVTAAGERTRVEFAEYMIPVIRARRESPGEDLLSVLCAAEVDGVRMSDEDIKAFCSLLLAAGGETTDKAIASVFANLLRNPDQLAAVREDRTLIAAAFAETLRYTPPVHMIMRQSATEVEVSGGVIPAGATVTCLIGSANRDGDRYREPDRFDIFRDDLSTTSAFTAAADHLAFALGRHFCVGALLAKAEVETGVNQLLDALPGLRLADGFDPAEQGVFTRGPRSLPVVFDAAAG, translated from the coding sequence ATGTCCACGGCACGACAGGCCCCCGACATCCTTTCGCCCGAGTTCGCCGCGAACCCGTATCCGGCCTACCGGGTGATGCGTGAGGAGGAGCCGCTGATCTGGCACGAGGCGATGCAGAGTTACATCGTCTCGCGGTACGCGGATGTCGAGCGGGTCTTCAAGGACAAGAAGGCCGAGTTCACGACCGACAACTACAACTGGCAGCTGGAGCCGGTGCACGGCCGGACGATCCTTCAGCTGAGCGGGCGGGAACACGCCGTGCGGCGGGCGCTGGTGGCGCCGGCGTTCCGGGGCAGCGATCTGCAGGAGAAGTTCCTGCCGGTCATCGAGCGCAACTCGCGCGAACTCATCGACGCCTTCCGACACTCCGGTTCCGCGGACCTCGTCAGCGACTACGCCACCCGTCTCCCGGTCGACGTGATCGCCGACATGCTGGGCCTGGACAAGGCCGACCACACCCGTTTCCACGGCTGGTACACGGCCGTCATCGCGTTCCTCGGCAACCTCGCGGGCGATCCCGAGGTGACGGCGGCGGGCGAGCGCACCAGGGTCGAGTTCGCCGAGTACATGATCCCGGTGATCCGCGCGCGGCGGGAGAGCCCGGGCGAGGATCTGCTGTCCGTGCTGTGCGCCGCCGAGGTGGACGGCGTGCGGATGAGCGACGAGGACATCAAGGCGTTCTGCAGTCTGCTGCTGGCGGCCGGGGGCGAGACCACCGACAAGGCGATCGCGAGCGTCTTCGCCAACCTCCTGCGCAATCCGGACCAGTTGGCGGCCGTCCGGGAGGACCGCACCCTGATCGCGGCGGCTTTCGCCGAGACGCTGCGCTACACCCCTCCGGTCCACATGATCATGCGGCAGTCCGCCACGGAGGTGGAGGTCTCCGGTGGTGTCATCCCGGCGGGTGCCACCGTGACGTGCCTGATCGGCTCCGCGAACCGTGACGGGGACCGCTATCGCGAGCCCGACCGCTTCGACATCTTCCGCGACGACCTGAGCACGACGTCCGCGTTCACCGCCGCCGCGGACCATCTCGCCTTCGCCCTCGGGCGGCACTTCTGCGTGGGGGCGCTCCTCGCCAAGGCGGAAGTCGAGACCGGTGTGAACCAGCTCCTCGACGCCCTGCCCGGCCTCCGCCTCGCCGACGGCTTCGACCCCGCGGAGCAGGGCGTCTTCACCCGCGGCCCGCGGTCGCTGCCGGTGGTCTTCGACGCGGCGGCCGGATAG